The Microbacterium horticulturae genome has a window encoding:
- a CDS encoding carbohydrate ABC transporter permease: protein MSTILEAADDSATATLLNAPRGHRPKATTPAKRAARIIGYVVMTIIAVALLVPFFWMISSSLKMSNDVFSVPVRWLPETFVWSNYVDIWTQTNLLTWIRNTLVLAVVVTFLQVLTGSFAAYGFSRMRFRGRDILFLVYIGTIAVPWQSYMIPQFILMSNLKLSNTLWAIILLQAFGAFGVFLMKQFFETVPEELSEAARIDGLSEYGIWRRIMVPLSVPAMASLTLLTFVTTWNDYLGPLIYLRNPNLWTMQLGLQSLVSNTQDQNFALMFTGMTMSVVPIAIVFLLGQKYFVEGIATSGMKG, encoded by the coding sequence GCCCGAAGGCGACGACGCCGGCCAAGCGCGCCGCGCGGATCATCGGGTACGTCGTGATGACCATCATCGCCGTCGCCCTGCTGGTGCCGTTCTTCTGGATGATCTCGAGCTCGTTGAAGATGTCGAACGACGTGTTCAGCGTGCCGGTGCGGTGGCTGCCGGAGACGTTCGTGTGGAGCAACTACGTCGACATCTGGACCCAGACCAACCTGCTGACCTGGATCCGCAACACGCTGGTGCTGGCGGTCGTGGTCACGTTCCTGCAGGTGCTCACCGGATCGTTCGCCGCCTACGGATTCTCACGCATGCGGTTCCGCGGCCGCGACATCCTGTTCCTCGTCTACATCGGCACGATAGCGGTCCCGTGGCAGTCGTACATGATCCCGCAGTTCATCCTGATGTCGAACCTGAAGCTGTCCAACACGCTGTGGGCGATCATCCTGCTGCAGGCGTTCGGGGCGTTCGGCGTGTTCCTGATGAAGCAGTTCTTCGAGACCGTTCCCGAAGAGCTCAGCGAGGCCGCCCGCATCGACGGACTGAGCGAGTACGGCATCTGGCGGCGCATCATGGTGCCCCTGTCGGTGCCGGCGATGGCCAGCCTCACGCTGCTGACCTTCGTCACCACCTGGAACGACTATCTGGGTCCGCTCATCTACCTGCGCAACCCGAACCTGTGGACGATGCAGCTGGGCCTGCAGAGCCTGGTCAGCAACACCCAAGACCAGAACTTCGCCCTGATGTTCACCGGCATGACGATGTCGGTGGTCCCGATCGCTATCGTCTTCCTGCTCGGGCAGAAGTACTTCGTCGAAGGCATCGCCACCAGCGGGATGAAGGGCTGA
- the pgm gene encoding phosphoglucomutase (alpha-D-glucose-1,6-bisphosphate-dependent), translating into MSRAGTPAVESDLIDIDEVINAYYDLKPDADVPAQRVVFGTSGHRGSSLNRSFNENHILATTQAIVDYRTGQGIAGPLFLGRDTHGLSRPAERTAIEVLVANGVDVRIDARDAWVPTPALSHAILTFNKGRDAADPARADGIVVTPSHNPPADGGFKYNPPSGGPADTDATSWIADRANALIAGGLEEVKRTRLADIDTDTLGRYDFRQEYVADLASIIDIEAIRKAGIRIGADPLGGASVEYWALIAEMYELDLTVVNPEVDPTWRFMTLDWDEKIRMDPSSPSAMAALVAKRDEYDLLTGNDADADRHGIVTPDAGLMNPNHYLAVAIDYLFAHRPEWPKDAAVGKTLVSSMIIDKVAGSLGRRLLEVPVGFKWFVPGLLDGSVAFGGEESAGASFLRKDGSVWTTDKDGILLCLLASEILAVTGKTPSQRYAELTEEFGASAYQRVDAPATKEQKAALARLAPEDVTATTLADEEITAKLSHAPGNGAAIGGLKVQTEHAWFAARPSGTEDVYKLYAESLLGEDHLHQVQDEARRVVDAALGA; encoded by the coding sequence ATGAGCCGTGCCGGAACCCCCGCCGTCGAATCCGACCTCATCGACATCGACGAAGTCATCAACGCCTATTACGACCTGAAGCCCGACGCGGACGTGCCCGCGCAGCGCGTCGTGTTCGGCACGAGCGGGCATCGCGGCTCGAGTCTGAACCGCAGCTTCAACGAGAACCACATCCTCGCCACGACCCAGGCGATAGTGGACTACCGCACCGGCCAGGGCATCGCCGGTCCCCTGTTCCTCGGACGCGACACCCACGGTCTGTCACGCCCCGCCGAGCGCACCGCCATCGAGGTGCTCGTGGCCAACGGCGTCGACGTGCGCATCGACGCCCGCGACGCGTGGGTGCCCACGCCGGCGCTGAGCCACGCGATCCTCACGTTCAACAAGGGGCGGGATGCCGCAGACCCGGCCCGTGCGGACGGCATCGTCGTCACCCCGAGCCACAATCCGCCGGCCGACGGCGGCTTCAAGTACAACCCGCCGTCGGGGGGACCTGCCGACACCGATGCGACGAGCTGGATCGCCGACCGCGCGAACGCGCTGATCGCCGGCGGCCTCGAAGAGGTCAAGCGCACGCGTCTCGCAGACATCGACACCGACACCTTGGGCCGCTATGACTTCCGCCAGGAGTACGTGGCGGATCTGGCATCCATCATCGACATCGAGGCGATCCGCAAGGCCGGCATCCGCATCGGGGCCGACCCGCTCGGCGGCGCGTCGGTCGAGTACTGGGCGCTCATCGCTGAGATGTACGAGCTGGATCTGACGGTCGTCAACCCCGAGGTCGACCCGACCTGGCGGTTCATGACGCTTGATTGGGACGAGAAGATCCGCATGGACCCGTCGTCGCCCTCGGCGATGGCGGCGCTCGTTGCGAAGCGAGACGAGTACGACCTGCTCACCGGAAACGACGCCGATGCCGACCGGCACGGCATCGTGACCCCCGATGCGGGCCTGATGAACCCCAACCACTACCTGGCGGTCGCTATCGACTACCTGTTCGCGCACCGTCCGGAGTGGCCGAAGGATGCCGCGGTCGGCAAGACCCTGGTCTCGTCGATGATCATCGACAAGGTCGCCGGTTCGCTCGGCCGACGGCTGCTCGAGGTGCCGGTGGGCTTCAAGTGGTTCGTGCCAGGTCTCCTCGACGGCTCGGTCGCTTTCGGTGGCGAGGAGTCGGCGGGCGCCTCCTTCCTGCGCAAGGACGGCTCGGTGTGGACGACCGACAAGGACGGGATACTGCTGTGCCTGCTGGCGTCGGAGATCCTCGCGGTGACGGGCAAGACGCCGTCGCAGCGATACGCCGAGCTGACAGAGGAGTTCGGCGCGTCGGCCTACCAGCGCGTGGACGCCCCCGCGACCAAGGAGCAGAAGGCTGCGCTCGCTCGGCTCGCGCCCGAGGACGTCACGGCCACGACCCTGGCCGACGAAGAGATCACCGCGAAGCTGTCGCACGCGCCGGGCAACGGCGCCGCGATCGGCGGACTCAAGGTGCAGACCGAGCACGCCTGGTTCGCGGCGCGCCCTTCGGGCACCGAAGACGTCTACAAGCTCTACGCCGAGTCGCTGCTCGGCGAGGACCACCTGCACCAGGTGCAGGATGAGGCACGCCGGGTGGTGGATGCCGCGCTCGGCGCGTAG
- a CDS encoding LLM class flavin-dependent oxidoreductase gives MSISPALSVLDLVPVRTGQSSAQAVAASLALAARADELGFRRYWFAEHHNMPAVASTTPPVLTAAAAARTSRIRVGSGGVMLPNHSPLVVAEQFAALEALAPGRVDLGIGRAPGSDPVITQLLRMSGTTSDVERFPEHVRDITRLLDAEGATVQFTSGGTYDVHATPAADGAPEVWLLGSSDYSAQLAASLGLPYVFANHFSGEGLERALDLYRGQYQPSPRHPEPRTFLTANAIAAPTHDEAEARALPQLRSMARLRTNKAMQPLETVEQAQATPVDGMAQTIIDGMRAKWFVGTGDEVAAELRAFAERWDVDEVMISPVAGSYEEEPMDAAPGRVRMLELLTAALG, from the coding sequence ATGAGCATTTCTCCCGCACTCTCCGTCCTCGACCTGGTGCCCGTGCGCACCGGGCAGTCCAGCGCCCAGGCGGTCGCGGCATCCCTCGCCCTCGCCGCCCGGGCCGACGAGCTGGGCTTCCGCCGCTACTGGTTCGCCGAGCACCACAACATGCCGGCCGTGGCGTCGACGACGCCGCCCGTGCTGACGGCGGCGGCCGCAGCACGCACGTCACGCATCCGGGTCGGATCGGGCGGGGTCATGCTGCCGAACCACTCGCCGCTCGTGGTGGCCGAACAGTTCGCGGCGCTCGAAGCGCTCGCCCCTGGCCGCGTCGACCTCGGTATCGGACGGGCACCGGGCAGTGATCCTGTCATCACGCAGCTGCTGCGCATGTCGGGCACCACCAGCGACGTCGAGCGCTTCCCCGAGCACGTACGCGACATCACGCGCCTGCTCGACGCCGAGGGCGCGACCGTGCAGTTCACCAGCGGTGGCACCTACGACGTGCATGCGACTCCGGCTGCCGACGGCGCACCCGAGGTCTGGCTGTTGGGGTCGAGTGACTACTCCGCACAGCTGGCCGCCTCGTTGGGTTTGCCGTACGTGTTCGCGAACCACTTCTCCGGCGAAGGACTCGAGCGGGCGCTCGACCTGTACCGCGGGCAGTATCAGCCGAGCCCGCGGCATCCCGAACCCCGCACGTTCCTCACCGCGAACGCGATCGCCGCGCCCACGCATGACGAGGCCGAGGCGCGCGCCCTGCCGCAGCTGCGCAGCATGGCGCGGCTGCGCACGAACAAGGCCATGCAGCCGCTCGAGACGGTCGAGCAGGCGCAGGCGACTCCCGTGGACGGCATGGCGCAGACCATCATCGACGGCATGCGTGCGAAGTGGTTCGTGGGCACCGGCGACGAGGTCGCCGCCGAGCTGCGCGCGTTCGCCGAGCGGTGGGACGTCGACGAGGTCATGATCTCACCCGTCGCCGGCTCGTACGAGGAAGAGCCGATGGATGCCGCGCCCGGCCGGGTCCGGATGCTCGAGCTGCTGACGGCGGCGCTGGGGTAG
- the kduI gene encoding 5-dehydro-4-deoxy-D-glucuronate isomerase produces the protein MQQRYATNPAQIPGMTTEDLRDAYLIPEVFTPGQVTLTYTHHDRIVLGGAVPAGTDLVLPTYPEIRSEYFLEHREVGIINVGGTGTVTADGEAFTLVNGACLYLGRGVREVVFADADSGVDAESGAQSGAQFYLFSAPAHTAYPTALVNPGEGTVRELGDQLTSNRRTLNQYIHENGIRSCQIVMGVTTLHPGSMWNTMPAHTHDRRTECYLYFDVPEDARVVHLLGERDETRHLIVADRQAIISPSWSLHSGVGTAAYSFIWAMAGENQAFDDMDAAAITDLH, from the coding sequence ATGCAACAGCGCTACGCGACCAACCCCGCCCAGATCCCGGGCATGACGACCGAGGATCTACGCGACGCCTACCTCATCCCCGAGGTGTTCACGCCCGGCCAGGTGACGCTCACCTACACGCACCACGACCGCATCGTGCTCGGCGGTGCGGTCCCGGCCGGCACCGATCTTGTGCTGCCGACGTACCCCGAGATCCGCAGCGAATACTTCCTCGAGCACCGCGAGGTCGGCATCATCAACGTGGGCGGCACCGGCACGGTCACCGCGGACGGCGAGGCCTTCACGCTCGTGAACGGTGCGTGCCTGTACCTCGGGCGCGGGGTGCGCGAGGTGGTGTTCGCGGACGCCGATTCCGGTGTCGACGCTGAGTCGGGTGCTCAGAGCGGTGCTCAGTTCTACCTGTTCTCGGCCCCCGCGCACACCGCCTACCCGACGGCGCTCGTGAACCCGGGCGAAGGCACCGTGCGCGAGCTCGGCGATCAGCTCACGAGCAACAGGCGCACGCTGAACCAGTACATCCACGAGAACGGTATCCGCTCGTGCCAGATAGTGATGGGCGTCACCACGCTGCATCCGGGCTCGATGTGGAACACGATGCCCGCGCACACGCATGACCGCCGCACCGAGTGCTACCTGTACTTCGACGTGCCCGAAGACGCCCGCGTCGTGCACCTGCTCGGTGAGCGCGACGAGACGCGGCACCTGATCGTGGCTGACCGCCAGGCGATCATCTCGCCGAGCTGGTCGCTGCACTCGGGCGTGGGAACGGCCGCGTACTCGTTCATCTGGGCGATGGCGGGTGAGAACCAGGCGTTCGACGACATGGATGCCGCGGCCATCACCGACCTGCACTGA
- the pheA gene encoding prephenate dehydratase, with translation MNSRVEEPVRTYSYLGPAGTFTEAALAQVPEARGQNWRPVRNVGEALDDVVSGRSDAAMIAIENSVDGGVSTTQDALATMPGLRIVGEYLVPVQFVLVGKPGATLADVSVIAAHPVAYAQCLIWLGQSLPEHAHVPSSSNVTAALDMLDGVGGADAAIAPPGILEHHDLQLLADNIGDNPKAVTRFVLVSRTVAPPSPTGADKTSLIVELPDDHPGALLDMLEQFATRGINLSLLASRPIGDELGRYRFVVDADGHVFDERMADALLGLRRFSPQVVFLGSYPRADHAIVHYPSRYSDDVFVEARDWLRGLISGEPGE, from the coding sequence GTGAACTCTCGTGTCGAGGAACCCGTCCGCACCTACAGTTATCTGGGTCCGGCGGGCACGTTCACCGAGGCCGCGCTCGCTCAGGTGCCTGAGGCGCGCGGCCAGAACTGGCGTCCGGTGCGCAACGTGGGCGAGGCGCTCGACGATGTCGTGAGCGGACGGTCCGATGCCGCGATGATCGCGATCGAGAACTCCGTCGACGGCGGGGTCTCGACCACGCAGGACGCCCTGGCCACCATGCCCGGTCTGCGCATCGTGGGCGAATACCTCGTGCCAGTGCAGTTCGTCCTCGTTGGCAAGCCGGGGGCGACGCTCGCCGACGTCTCGGTGATCGCAGCTCACCCCGTCGCGTATGCGCAGTGTCTTATCTGGCTCGGGCAGAGCCTGCCCGAGCACGCGCACGTGCCCTCGTCGAGCAACGTGACGGCCGCGCTCGACATGCTCGACGGCGTCGGCGGGGCCGACGCGGCCATTGCGCCCCCGGGGATCCTCGAGCACCACGACCTGCAGCTGCTGGCCGACAACATCGGCGACAACCCGAAGGCCGTGACCCGCTTCGTGCTCGTCTCGCGGACCGTCGCGCCGCCATCGCCGACCGGTGCCGACAAGACGTCGCTGATCGTCGAGCTGCCCGACGACCATCCCGGTGCACTGCTCGACATGCTCGAACAGTTCGCGACCCGCGGCATCAACCTGTCGCTGCTGGCCTCGCGCCCGATCGGCGATGAGCTGGGCCGATACCGGTTCGTGGTGGATGCCGACGGCCACGTCTTCGACGAGCGGATGGCCGACGCGCTGCTCGGGCTGCGCCGGTTCAGCCCGCAGGTGGTGTTTCTCGGCTCGTATCCGCGCGCCGACCACGCCATAGTGCACTACCCCAGCCGCTACTCCGACGACGTGTTCGTCGAGGCACGCGACTGGCTGCGCGGGTTGATCTCGGGCGAGCCGGGGGAGTAG
- a CDS encoding LacI family DNA-binding transcriptional regulator, producing the protein MSKRLAEVARKVGVSEATVSRVLNGKPGVSESTRQAVLTALDVLGYERPTKLRGERARLVGLVLPELTNPIFPALAEIIGGALTQNGCTPLLCTQNAGGITEADYVDLLLAQQVSGVVFLGGNYSQADAAHEHYDRLRDVKLPTVLVNARIPRLSFPTVSTDDAAAAEQAILHLHQLGHRRIGMLMGPTDHIPSQRKLAAARPLLERLGAPLSDDLVVQGLYSLESGQAGASRLLSHGATAIVCASDPLALGAVRAARRRGLSVPGQVSVVGFDDSALMSCTEPPLTTVRQPIESMGRTVIDLLLSQMAGTAEAGDELLFEPELVLRGSTGPVAA; encoded by the coding sequence ATGTCGAAGCGTCTTGCCGAGGTGGCCCGCAAGGTCGGGGTGAGCGAAGCCACGGTCAGTCGCGTGCTGAACGGCAAGCCCGGAGTGTCCGAGAGCACGCGTCAGGCGGTGCTCACGGCACTCGATGTGCTGGGGTACGAGAGACCCACGAAGCTGCGGGGTGAACGGGCGCGGCTCGTGGGACTGGTGCTGCCCGAGCTGACGAACCCGATCTTCCCCGCGCTGGCCGAGATCATCGGCGGCGCGCTCACGCAGAACGGCTGCACGCCGCTGCTGTGCACGCAGAATGCGGGTGGCATCACCGAGGCCGACTACGTCGACCTGCTGCTGGCGCAGCAGGTGTCGGGGGTCGTGTTCCTCGGTGGCAACTACAGTCAGGCGGATGCCGCGCACGAGCACTACGACCGGTTGCGCGATGTGAAGCTGCCCACGGTGCTCGTGAACGCCCGCATCCCGCGGCTGTCGTTTCCGACGGTGTCGACGGATGACGCGGCCGCCGCTGAACAGGCGATTCTGCACCTGCACCAGCTCGGTCATCGGCGCATCGGCATGCTGATGGGGCCGACCGACCACATCCCGTCGCAGCGCAAGCTCGCCGCGGCCCGGCCGCTTCTCGAGCGGCTGGGGGCGCCGCTGTCCGACGACCTGGTCGTGCAGGGGCTCTACTCGCTCGAATCGGGGCAGGCCGGGGCATCCCGCCTCCTGTCGCACGGCGCGACCGCGATCGTGTGCGCGAGCGACCCGTTGGCACTCGGCGCCGTGCGCGCCGCTCGACGCCGGGGGTTGAGTGTACCCGGCCAGGTGAGTGTGGTGGGCTTCGACGACTCGGCGCTGATGAGTTGCACCGAGCCACCGCTGACCACTGTGCGGCAGCCCATCGAGTCCATGGGGCGCACCGTGATCGATCTGCTGCTCTCGCAGATGGCGGGTACCGCCGAGGCCGGTGACGAGCTGCTCTTCGAGCCTGAGCTGGTGCTGCGCGGCTCCACGGGGCCCGTCGCGGCGTAG
- a CDS encoding TetR/AcrR family transcriptional regulator — MPESVSRTRADAQANRRKLLDAAGELIAERGVEVPLHAVADRAGVGVGTLYRNFADRDALLTALGDRPAQRFKDIARAAAAAATAWKAVEIYVDGYIALYAEFPWMLSMRVEDRRLRRRDEEDATAAQAVVDRARTEGALRADVGMLDIAFAATMVAAMTYLPEPVRATVVPRLRDVVLDGLRAEGMPRPELGASTMSVDELKGFVRPLA; from the coding sequence ATGCCAGAATCGGTCAGTCGCACGCGCGCAGATGCGCAGGCGAACCGTCGCAAACTGCTCGACGCCGCCGGAGAGCTCATCGCCGAGCGCGGCGTCGAGGTGCCCCTGCACGCCGTCGCCGATCGCGCCGGCGTGGGCGTGGGCACGCTCTACCGCAACTTCGCAGACCGTGACGCGCTTCTGACTGCCCTCGGCGACCGGCCCGCGCAGCGGTTCAAAGACATCGCGCGTGCGGCGGCCGCGGCTGCCACGGCATGGAAGGCCGTCGAGATCTACGTCGACGGGTACATCGCGCTGTATGCGGAGTTCCCCTGGATGCTCAGCATGCGCGTCGAAGACCGGCGCCTTCGCCGCCGCGACGAAGAGGACGCCACCGCGGCCCAAGCCGTCGTCGACCGTGCACGGACCGAAGGTGCGCTGCGCGCCGACGTGGGCATGCTCGACATAGCGTTCGCCGCGACCATGGTCGCGGCGATGACCTATCTGCCCGAGCCCGTCCGCGCCACGGTCGTTCCGCGGCTGCGCGACGTCGTCCTCGACGGCCTGAGAGCCGAGGGGATGCCGCGGCCCGAGTTGGGGGCATCGACGATGTCGGTCGACGAGCTGAAGGGCTTCGTCCGGCCGCTTGCGTGA
- a CDS encoding fumarylacetoacetate hydrolase family protein, producing MRLVTYRASTGPRIGVVLPDDRVHDVRAGTLEEIVGDAAALDGAREAADAASTSLDLPRIDELELLPPVRPGKLLCIGYNYRGHVPDGEDPTANDPAYPDVFVKTANVLIGPNDPVELPQVEADVDYEGEIALVIGRRAKNVTLDAALDHVAGYTLFDDVTARDWQRHGSQFTLGKSFDTFGPLGPWLVTADEIADPQDLVVEVERDGVITARQSTATMIFPMAFLVHHLSQVMTLEPGDVISTGTPQKLPAAAEAHRPLADGDAVTVRVAGLGELTTRFTTTTEDAR from the coding sequence ATGCGCCTGGTGACCTATCGCGCTTCGACCGGCCCTCGCATCGGGGTCGTTCTGCCCGACGATCGGGTGCACGACGTACGCGCCGGAACCCTCGAGGAGATCGTGGGGGATGCCGCGGCTCTGGACGGCGCGCGCGAGGCGGCGGACGCGGCATCCACTTCTCTTGATCTGCCGCGGATCGACGAGCTCGAGCTGCTGCCGCCCGTGCGACCCGGCAAGCTGCTGTGCATCGGTTACAACTACCGCGGACACGTGCCCGACGGCGAGGACCCGACCGCGAACGACCCGGCGTACCCGGACGTGTTCGTCAAGACCGCGAACGTGCTCATCGGGCCGAACGACCCCGTGGAGCTGCCGCAGGTCGAGGCCGATGTGGACTACGAGGGCGAGATCGCGCTCGTCATCGGGCGTCGCGCGAAGAACGTCACGCTGGATGCTGCGCTCGACCACGTCGCCGGATACACGCTGTTCGACGACGTGACCGCCCGCGATTGGCAGCGTCACGGCTCGCAGTTCACGCTCGGCAAATCGTTCGACACGTTCGGGCCGCTCGGCCCGTGGCTGGTGACCGCCGACGAGATCGCCGATCCGCAGGACCTCGTCGTCGAAGTCGAACGCGACGGTGTGATCACGGCCCGCCAGTCGACGGCGACGATGATCTTTCCGATGGCGTTTCTCGTGCACCATCTCAGCCAGGTGATGACCCTCGAGCCGGGCGACGTCATCTCCACCGGCACGCCGCAGAAGCTGCCCGCCGCCGCGGAGGCCCACCGGCCGCTGGCCGACGGCGACGCCGTCACGGTGCGTGTCGCCGGCCTCGGCGAGTTGACCACCCGCTTCACCACGACCACGGAGGACGCACGATGA
- a CDS encoding glycoside hydrolase family 88 protein, protein MSSPSSADTRTDALFAPAVDAALSTVRRNIPTFDRLYPADTTDGGRYPLRPAHGAFAEGGNYGWTTSFWPGMQWLAYERSGDDAFRTAALAHARDFDRRLRTGEDLDTHDIGFLYTLASVAPWRLLGDEDARQTAIAAADQLMTRFLEPAGIIQAWGDLADPHQRGRTIIDSLMNMPLLMWAYEQTGQERYVDAVRRHTEQLRVHIMRGDDSTFHTFYWDPVTGEPLRGATEQGAHDDSCWARGQAWGIYGFAMAYRFTGDERMLDAAHRCARYFLAHLPADAVPYWDLVYGDDSDAPRDSSAGAIAAAGLFELARVETDADRAQQADADARRLLAALVADCAPEPDTADTLLLHGVYDLPKSNGVDEGNLWGDYFYFEALTRATNPDWTPYW, encoded by the coding sequence ATGAGTTCCCCTTCCTCCGCTGATACCCGTACCGACGCCCTCTTCGCGCCGGCCGTGGATGCCGCCTTGAGCACCGTGCGCCGCAACATCCCCACATTCGATCGGCTGTACCCGGCCGACACGACCGACGGCGGGAGATACCCGTTGCGCCCCGCCCACGGCGCCTTCGCCGAGGGCGGCAACTACGGGTGGACCACGAGCTTCTGGCCCGGCATGCAGTGGCTCGCCTACGAGCGCAGCGGGGACGACGCGTTCCGCACCGCAGCCCTCGCGCATGCCCGTGACTTCGATCGGCGTCTGCGCACCGGCGAAGACCTCGACACGCATGACATCGGCTTCCTCTACACCCTCGCCTCGGTCGCCCCCTGGCGGCTGCTCGGCGACGAGGACGCCCGGCAGACGGCCATCGCCGCCGCCGACCAGCTGATGACGCGGTTCCTCGAGCCCGCGGGCATCATCCAGGCGTGGGGCGATCTCGCCGATCCGCACCAGCGGGGGCGCACGATCATCGACAGCCTCATGAACATGCCGCTGCTCATGTGGGCCTACGAGCAGACTGGGCAGGAGCGCTACGTCGACGCCGTGCGACGGCACACCGAGCAGCTGCGGGTGCACATCATGCGGGGCGACGACTCGACCTTCCACACCTTCTACTGGGATCCGGTGACCGGCGAGCCATTGCGCGGGGCTACCGAGCAGGGCGCACACGACGACTCGTGCTGGGCGCGCGGCCAGGCCTGGGGCATCTACGGTTTCGCGATGGCGTACCGGTTCACGGGCGACGAGCGGATGCTGGATGCCGCGCACCGATGTGCCCGCTACTTCCTCGCGCACCTGCCCGCCGATGCCGTGCCCTACTGGGACCTGGTCTACGGCGACGACAGCGATGCGCCGCGCGACAGCTCCGCCGGGGCGATCGCGGCGGCGGGACTGTTCGAGCTCGCGCGCGTCGAGACCGACGCCGACAGGGCACAGCAGGCCGACGCCGACGCGCGACGACTGCTCGCGGCCCTCGTGGCCGACTGCGCGCCCGAGCCCGACACCGCCGACACGCTGCTGCTGCACGGCGTCTACGACCTCCCCAAGAGCAACGGCGTCGACGAGGGCAACCTCTGGGGCGACTACTTCTACTTCGAGGCGCTGACCCGCGCGACGAACCCCGACTGGACGCCGTACTGGTGA
- the kduD gene encoding 2-dehydro-3-deoxy-D-gluconate 5-dehydrogenase KduD, with protein sequence MILDAFRLDGKVALVTGSTRGLGQGAAVALAEAGADVALLDRGDAGETEARIAALGRRVVRVQRDFASAAPAELRTAVTEIEDALGHVDILVNNAGTIRRAPAVDYPTADWNDVLRVNLDAVFHLSQAVGRGMIERGWGRIINIASMLSFQGGILVPAYTASKHAVAGLTKALANEWAASGVTVNAIAPGYMATDNTAALRADTEREASISARIPAGRWGTPDDLQGSFVFLASDAAAYVTGTVLPVDGGWLVR encoded by the coding sequence ATGATCCTGGACGCATTCCGACTCGACGGCAAGGTGGCGCTCGTCACCGGGTCCACCCGGGGCCTGGGCCAGGGCGCGGCCGTCGCGCTCGCCGAGGCCGGCGCCGACGTCGCCCTGCTCGACCGTGGCGATGCCGGCGAGACCGAGGCGCGCATCGCCGCGCTCGGGCGCCGTGTCGTGCGCGTGCAGCGCGACTTCGCATCGGCTGCGCCCGCCGAGCTCCGAACCGCCGTCACCGAGATCGAAGACGCGCTCGGGCATGTCGACATCCTCGTGAACAACGCCGGCACGATCCGCCGCGCGCCCGCCGTCGACTACCCGACGGCGGACTGGAACGACGTGCTGCGGGTCAACCTCGACGCGGTCTTCCACCTGTCGCAGGCGGTCGGTCGTGGCATGATCGAGCGCGGCTGGGGGCGCATCATCAACATCGCTTCGATGCTGTCGTTCCAGGGCGGCATCCTCGTACCGGCCTACACGGCTTCCAAGCATGCGGTGGCCGGCCTCACGAAGGCCCTGGCAAACGAGTGGGCGGCGTCGGGAGTGACAGTGAACGCGATAGCCCCCGGGTACATGGCCACCGACAACACGGCAGCCCTACGCGCCGACACCGAGCGCGAGGCATCCATCTCCGCCCGCATCCCCGCCGGACGCTGGGGCACCCCCGACGACCTGCAGGGGTCGTTCGTGTTCCTGGCATCGGATGCCGCGGCCTACGTGACCGGCACGGTGCTGCCGGTCGACGGCGGGTGGCTCGTGCGGTGA
- a CDS encoding ferredoxin-NADPH reductase, whose protein sequence is MKRISHDALSTTIGAVYLGLMTNLLLAMACAPALLLLITTDPVHSWPLLAMTAPLCGPAVVAAFAAFADHRAGGVTVVRTFVRAWLQAWRRPFVLGVAATAVVVVALVDVKAASTASFGIVVAPALLVLAVLAVTVALLGLAAYAEAPTAPLVRVAKAALYFGVRRWWLTLVSLAVLGTQFAVFTNVPAIGIGLTAAPALYLAWANCRFSLRTVLAHDEVPAVVPGS, encoded by the coding sequence ATGAAGCGCATCTCGCATGACGCCCTGTCGACCACGATCGGCGCCGTCTACCTGGGCCTCATGACCAACCTGCTCCTGGCCATGGCCTGCGCGCCGGCGCTGCTGCTGCTGATCACGACCGACCCGGTGCACTCCTGGCCGCTGCTGGCGATGACGGCCCCACTGTGCGGGCCGGCCGTGGTCGCTGCGTTCGCGGCCTTCGCCGACCATCGTGCCGGCGGTGTGACCGTGGTGCGCACCTTCGTGCGGGCGTGGCTGCAGGCCTGGCGCCGCCCGTTCGTGCTCGGTGTGGCCGCCACCGCGGTCGTGGTCGTCGCACTCGTGGATGTGAAGGCGGCCTCGACCGCGTCGTTCGGCATCGTCGTGGCGCCCGCGCTGCTCGTGCTCGCGGTGCTCGCCGTGACGGTCGCGCTTCTGGGACTGGCCGCATACGCCGAAGCGCCGACGGCGCCGCTGGTGCGCGTCGCGAAGGCCGCCTTGTACTTCGGGGTGCGGCGCTGGTGGCTGACTCTGGTGTCGCTGGCTGTTCTGGGCACCCAGTTCGCCGTGTTCACGAACGTGCCCGCCATCGGGATCGGCCTCACTGCCGCGCCTGCTCTGTACCTCGCGTGGGCGAACTGCCGGTTCAGCCTGCGCACCGTGCTCGCCCATGACGAGGTCCCGGCCGTCGTGCCGGGGTCATGA